One genomic window of Bacillota bacterium includes the following:
- a CDS encoding DUF1648 domain-containing protein: protein MTTRVMILCSVLLVLAMLAYSLWLYPNLPDQIPTHWNWKGEADGWSSKQVGSFLLPGLTVGLLLLFLALPWLSPRGFHVEAFRPTYNLIVLLVLALMAYIHFVALQAALHPRLDVSRALIGGVFLLFGGIGILLNRVKRNFWMGIRTPWTLASEAVWERTHHLSARLFLLTGILGTLAVWMGAPPGVCFVLLLIVAFVPVVYSLVLYKLLENRGQV, encoded by the coding sequence ATGACAACGCGTGTCATGATTCTCTGCAGTGTGTTGCTCGTTCTTGCCATGCTGGCGTACTCGCTGTGGCTTTATCCGAACTTGCCTGACCAAATTCCGACGCACTGGAATTGGAAGGGGGAAGCCGATGGCTGGAGCAGCAAACAGGTGGGGAGCTTTCTGCTGCCTGGTCTGACGGTGGGGCTGTTGCTTCTGTTCCTCGCGCTGCCCTGGCTGTCGCCGCGCGGGTTCCATGTGGAAGCGTTTCGCCCCACCTACAACCTTATCGTACTCCTGGTGCTGGCGCTGATGGCGTACATCCACTTTGTCGCTCTGCAAGCCGCGCTCCATCCCCGGCTGGATGTCTCACGTGCGCTCATCGGCGGCGTTTTCCTGCTGTTCGGCGGCATCGGCATCCTGCTGAACCGGGTGAAACGCAACTTCTGGATGGGTATCCGCACCCCCTGGACGCTTGCCAGCGAGGCGGTGTGGGAAAGGACGCATCACCTGTCCGCACGCCTGTTTCTGCTCACAGGGATACTGGGCACGCTGGCGGTGTGGATGGGCGCGCCGCCTGGTGTGTGCTTCGTGCTTCTGCTGATTGTGGCGTTCGTGCCAGTGGTGTATTCACTGGTGCTGTACAAGTTGCTGGAGAACCGGGGGCAGGTGTAG
- a CDS encoding DUF1343 domain-containing protein, protein MRSRPNRRIQNYGGGTKVYQVQNGIDVLLQQGCKPLSGWRVGVITNHTGLTREGKPTWRALLDAGVQLTALFSPEHGFAGAVDEPVKDARHPETGLPIYSLYGEHKAPTAEMLRAVDVLVFDIQDIGCRFYTYISTLGLAMEAAAQHGVRVVVLDRVNPINGVAVEGSLTDPDRRSFVAYHSIPLRHGMTVGELARLFQAERAPKCDLQVIPCSGWKREMWYDQTGLRWVNPSPNMRSLTAATLYPGVGLLEFTNVSVGRGTDAPFELFGAPWLNADALAQHLLKRNLPGFACMPIQFTPNASKFAVEVCNGLRFTVVDRGRFQPVLLGVEIACALRRLHPREWECEPLMTLLTDGKAYEMIVQGAGADEAWAYMQRLAAAFRRKRGRYLLYG, encoded by the coding sequence ATGAGAAGCCGGCCCAACCGGCGAATACAGAATTATGGAGGTGGAACGAAGGTGTACCAGGTTCAGAACGGCATCGATGTGCTGTTGCAACAGGGGTGCAAACCCTTGAGCGGCTGGCGGGTGGGGGTGATTACCAACCACACGGGGCTGACGCGCGAAGGCAAACCAACCTGGCGCGCGTTGCTGGACGCTGGGGTTCAGCTGACTGCGCTGTTCAGCCCGGAACATGGCTTCGCCGGAGCCGTGGACGAGCCGGTGAAAGATGCACGCCACCCCGAAACGGGCTTACCCATCTACAGCCTGTACGGCGAGCATAAAGCGCCGACAGCAGAGATGTTGCGCGCGGTCGATGTGCTGGTGTTCGATATTCAGGATATCGGCTGCCGGTTTTACACATACATCTCCACGCTGGGGCTGGCGATGGAGGCGGCGGCGCAACACGGCGTGCGTGTGGTGGTGCTGGACAGGGTCAACCCCATCAACGGCGTGGCAGTAGAAGGTAGTCTGACCGACCCCGACCGGCGTTCGTTTGTGGCGTATCACTCCATTCCGCTGCGGCACGGCATGACAGTGGGCGAGCTGGCAAGGCTGTTTCAGGCGGAACGTGCCCCAAAGTGCGACCTTCAGGTGATACCTTGCTCGGGCTGGAAGCGCGAGATGTGGTACGACCAGACAGGCTTGCGGTGGGTGAATCCGTCACCCAACATGCGCAGCCTCACGGCAGCCACGCTTTATCCGGGCGTGGGGCTGCTGGAGTTCACTAACGTCTCGGTGGGCAGGGGCACGGATGCGCCATTCGAGTTGTTTGGGGCGCCGTGGCTGAATGCCGACGCGCTGGCGCAGCACCTGTTGAAACGCAATCTGCCCGGCTTCGCGTGTATGCCTATACAGTTCACGCCGAATGCCAGCAAGTTTGCGGTGGAGGTGTGCAATGGGCTGCGGTTCACAGTGGTGGACAGGGGGCGTTTCCAGCCAGTGCTTTTAGGAGTGGAAATCGCCTGCGCCTTGCGTCGCCTGCACCCGCGCGAATGGGAGTGTGAGCCCCTGATGACCCTGTTGACCGACGGCAAAGCGTACGAGATGATTGTACAGGGGGCAGGGGCAGACGAGGCATGGGCTTATATGCAGCGCCTGGCGGCTGCGTTCCGCAGAAAGCGGGGCAGGTACCTGCTGTACGGGTAG